The DNA sequence GAAGCCGATCCGCCCGCCGCTCCGGCCGCGACCGGGGTCGCTCGCGCCGCCCTTGAACTCGTCCTCCATCTTGTCGTAGTAATCGAGGATGTCCTCGGTGATCGTGGGTCGCACGGATTCGAGCGCCCCGCGGAAGTGGCGCATCTCGACCGTGTCGGCCTCTGGGTCGTCGCGGAGCGCCTGGATGGCGGCCTCGCGCGCGATGGATTCGAGGTCCGAGCCGACGTAGCCGTCGGTGACCTCCGCGATCTCGCGCAGGCTGACGTCGGCCGCGAGCGGGGTCGCCCCGGTGTGGATGTTGAGGATCCGCTCGCGGCCCTCGACGTCGGGCTGGCCCACCATGACCAACCTATCGAACCGGCCCGAGCGAATCAGGGCGGGGTCGATCATGTCCGGTCGGTTGGTGGCGGCGATCACCATCACGTTCTTCATGTCCTCCAACCCGTCGAGTTCGGTGAGGAGCTGGTTCACCACGCGCTCGGAGACGTTCGAGCCGACGTCGCCGCCCCGGGCCGGAGCCAGACTGTCGAGTTCGTCGAAGAAGATGACTGTCGGACTGACCTGCCGGGCCTTCTTGAACGTCTGGCGGATCGCCTTCTCCGATTCTCCGACCCACTTCGAGAGGAGCTGCGGCCCGCGAACCGAGATGAAGTTGGCGTTGGTCTCGTTGGCGACGGCCTTCGCCATCAGGGTCTTGCCCGTGCCGGGCGGCCCGTAGAGCAACACCCCCGCGGGCGGTTCGATCCCGAGCCGGGAGAACCGTTCGGGGTTCGAGAGCGGCCACTCGACCGACTCCTTGATCTCGCCCTTCGCGTCGTCGAGCCCGCCGACGTCGCCCCAGGAGACCTTCGGGAGTTCGACCAGCACCTCGCGCATCGCGCTCGGGTCGACCCCGCCGAGCGCGCCCTCGAAGTCCTCGCGTTTGATGATCATCCGGTCGATCAGGCTCGGCGGGATCGACTCCTCGTCAAGGTCGATCTCCGGGAGGTACCTCCTGAGAGCCTTCATCGCCGACTCCTTCGTCAGGGACTCGATGTCGGCCCCGACGAACCCGTGGGTCTCGTCGGCGAGGTGTGAGAGGCTCACGTCGTCCGAGAGCGGCATCCCGCGGGTGTGGATCTGGAGGATCTCCTCGCGGCCGCGTTCGTCGGGCACGCCGATCTCGATCTCGCGGTCGAACCGGCCCGGCCGCCGGAGCGCGGGGTCGACCGAGTCGACGCGATTGGTGGCGGCGATCACGATGACCTGACCACGACTTTCGAGGCCGTCCATCATCGTCAGGAGCTGGGCCACCACGCGCCGCTCGACCTCGCCGGTGACGTCCTCACGCTTGGGCGCGATCGAGTCGAGTTCGTCGATGAAGATGATCGATGGGGCTTCCTCCGAGGCGTCCTCGAAGATCTCCCGGAGTTGCTGTTCGCTCTCCCCGTAGTACTTCGAGATGATCTCCGGGCCCGCGATCGAGAAGAAGCTCGCGGAGGTCTCGTTGGCGACGGCCTTCGCCAGCAGGGTCTTGCCCGTGCCCGGCGGCCCGTGGAGCAGTACGCCCTGGGGCGGCTCGATCCCCAGCTTCTGGAAGATCTGGGGGTGTTTCATCGGGAGCTCGACCATCTCGCGGACGCGCTGGATCTCGCTCTGGAGCCCGCCGATGTCCTCGTAGGTGATCCCGCCGCCGGTCTTCTCGAAGCCCGAGATCGGTTCCTCCCGGAGTTCGACCTCGGTGTCCTCGGTGACGAGCGCCACGGCGTTCGGCTGGGTCTCGACGGCGATCAGCGGGATCGCCTGGCCCGGCGAGCGCATGAACGGGTGGTTGGTCGAACTCATCACCGGCACGATGTCGCGCTCGACGACCGGCCGTTTCAGGATCTGGCGTTTGACCATCCCGGCGGCGTCGCTGCCGAACTGCACCGAGGCGTCCTTCGGCGGCGCGAGCACGAGCTTCTCGGCCTTCTCGGTCTCGGCCTTCCGGATCTCGACGCGCTCGCCGATGCTCACGTCGGCGTTCTGGCGGGTGAACCCGTCGATGCGCACGGTGTCGGTGTTCCAGTCTTGACGGTCCGCGCGCCAGACCTTCGCGGCGGTGGTGTCGCCGCCTTCGATCTCGATGATGTCTCCCGGCGAGAGCTTGAGATGCAGCAGGGTGTCGGGGTCGAGGCGGGCGATGCCCCGGCCCGAATCGTTCGGGTAGGCCTTCGCCACCTCCAGTTGGACTTCGTTCATGGTCGGGAGGGGATACCAACCATCGGGTGTTGGCGGAGTTATGCCTTTTGCCTGTTCGGACTCTTCACCCGAGCGACCGGACGGTTTTTCGCCCCCGCCCACCCCCATCCGATATGCGAACGCTGGCTTTCGACGGGCGGATGGGCGCGAGCGGCGACATGGTCTGTGCGGCACTGATCGCCGCGGGTGCGGAGCCCAGCGTGCTGGAGCCCGTCGAGGAGGTACTCGACGTCCGCTACCGGATCGGAACCACGGCGAAGAACGGGATCACCGCGACGACGGTCGACGTACTCCTCGACGACGGGGGTCAGGACCGAGACGAGCACGGAGACGAACACTCGCACGGCGATCACGACCATCCCCACGACGGGCACGAGCACTCACATGGCGAGCACGGCCACTCTCACGGCGACCACGCGCACGACGGACACACCCACGCGGAGGGTGCGGGCCCGTCCCGGAGCTACGCCGAGGTGGTCGAACTGGTCGAATCGATGGGGCTCCCCGCCGGCGTGGGAACCGACGCGAAGGCGGTCTTCGAGGTCCTCGGGCGGGCGGAGGCGGCGGTCCACGGCACCGACCTCGCCGAGACCCACTTCCACGAGGTCGGCGCGGACGACGCCATCGCGGACGTAGTGGGCGCAGCGCTCCTCCTCGACGACCTCGACGTCGAGCGCGTCGTGACGACCCCGGTCGCGACCGGCGGCGGCGAGGTCGAGATGAGCCACGGAACCTATCCGATCCCGACCCCCGCCGTGGTCGAGGTCGCCGAGCGCGCGAGCTGGGCGCTTCGCGGTGGGCCGGTCGAGGCCGAACTCCTCACGCCCACGGGCGCGGCGATCCTCGCCCACTTCGCCGAGGGTGTCGAACGGCTCCCGACGCTCGACCTCGATGGGTCGGGCTACGGTGCCGGTGACAAGGACTTCCCCGAGCATCCGAACGTGCTCCGCACACTGGTCGGGGAGGGACGGGGGAGCCTCACACCCGACGAGATCCGGGTGCTCGAAACCACGCTCGACGACGCCACCCCCGAACTCCTCGGCGGGCTTCACGAGAGCCTGAAGGAGGCGGGCGCACGCGACGTCTCGGTGTTCCCCACGACGATGAAGAAATCCCGGCCCGGCCACCTGGTCCAGGTCATCGTCAAACCCGAGGACGCAGAGC is a window from the Halococcus hamelinensis 100A6 genome containing:
- a CDS encoding CDC48 family AAA ATPase; this translates as MNEVQLEVAKAYPNDSGRGIARLDPDTLLHLKLSPGDIIEIEGGDTTAAKVWRADRQDWNTDTVRIDGFTRQNADVSIGERVEIRKAETEKAEKLVLAPPKDASVQFGSDAAGMVKRQILKRPVVERDIVPVMSSTNHPFMRSPGQAIPLIAVETQPNAVALVTEDTEVELREEPISGFEKTGGGITYEDIGGLQSEIQRVREMVELPMKHPQIFQKLGIEPPQGVLLHGPPGTGKTLLAKAVANETSASFFSIAGPEIISKYYGESEQQLREIFEDASEEAPSIIFIDELDSIAPKREDVTGEVERRVVAQLLTMMDGLESRGQVIVIAATNRVDSVDPALRRPGRFDREIEIGVPDERGREEILQIHTRGMPLSDDVSLSHLADETHGFVGADIESLTKESAMKALRRYLPEIDLDEESIPPSLIDRMIIKREDFEGALGGVDPSAMREVLVELPKVSWGDVGGLDDAKGEIKESVEWPLSNPERFSRLGIEPPAGVLLYGPPGTGKTLMAKAVANETNANFISVRGPQLLSKWVGESEKAIRQTFKKARQVSPTVIFFDELDSLAPARGGDVGSNVSERVVNQLLTELDGLEDMKNVMVIAATNRPDMIDPALIRSGRFDRLVMVGQPDVEGRERILNIHTGATPLAADVSLREIAEVTDGYVGSDLESIAREAAIQALRDDPEADTVEMRHFRGALESVRPTITEDILDYYDKMEDEFKGGASDPGRGRSGGRIGFQ
- the larC gene encoding nickel pincer cofactor biosynthesis protein LarC is translated as MRTLAFDGRMGASGDMVCAALIAAGAEPSVLEPVEEVLDVRYRIGTTAKNGITATTVDVLLDDGGQDRDEHGDEHSHGDHDHPHDGHEHSHGEHGHSHGDHAHDGHTHAEGAGPSRSYAEVVELVESMGLPAGVGTDAKAVFEVLGRAEAAVHGTDLAETHFHEVGADDAIADVVGAALLLDDLDVERVVTTPVATGGGEVEMSHGTYPIPTPAVVEVAERASWALRGGPVEAELLTPTGAAILAHFAEGVERLPTLDLDGSGYGAGDKDFPEHPNVLRTLVGEGRGSLTPDEIRVLETTLDDATPELLGGLHESLKEAGARDVSVFPTTMKKSRPGHLVQVIVKPEDAERVARELAVETGTLGVRETGARHRWIAERAFETAEIEVDGTTYEITVKVASDSAGEVYDVSAEYDEATAVAAESGVPVREVMRRAENVVRE